Part of the Macrobrachium rosenbergii isolate ZJJX-2024 chromosome 2, ASM4041242v1, whole genome shotgun sequence genome is shown below.
TGAGACCACATTCAGAGAATTCAGCGCAAGCTGGCATTTAAGAATGCAGTTATGTACTTGTCAGCATGATTGTATATCTTTTCTCCACTCGTACCTTGACATGAGGTCTTGAGAAGTAGCACAATTTCACCCCATACAGTAATTTCCATTTGCAGTACTGTACATTTCAAATAgagtaagaaaggaaatgaaaacacaaaaaaggatGCAACGTAAAAGTTTCCTTACCCTTCATGGACTCACAAATTAGGAGACAGAAGTAGCAATTAAAAACATATGCTGTACTACCCTGCTGACACTAAATGTGCACACCATCAAACCTTGAAGGCCAGCTCAATGAGCCAGTAACTTTGACGCAGTTGTCTGCTCAAACAAAACACTAACAAAAAGAACTCAGACACATCACATGtcagaaactaataaaaattaaaaagaagagcGAAGGCAACTAGAATATGAACAAGTACTCCTAAAGCAAACCATTATTGTTAtcactgtgtgtttgtgtgtgtgtgtttgaacaaAATACACATCAGGAACTAATCCCATaaggatgaaagaaaggaagggaaaaagacATCAGTTTAATACTTGATTCACTTGCTTCTTGCTATGGCACTCTATGTTaccaataaataaacataaataggtGCATGCAGAGGATGGAAATCAAAACatccatttaagaaaatatagatCAACCAATCATACAAGTGAATAACATAATGGCCAGTTGGAGTAACTTCCTGTCAACATTTAAAATGGAGCAGTATAAATCGAGTTCTTTTTATAGGTTTACCAACTGTACCCTTTGTTCCTAGATAGTCCTTTCTGCCAAAATAAGCACAACCTAAAGTTATTATTAAACATGAATCATACACAATATTGACAAAGTTGGTAGATTGTTCGTTTTTAATATGATCACATATAACAATGCTTTAAATATGAAATCTTAACAGCAATATAGTTGATATTAAAATCTATGGTCAAATATCACTTCTTGTAACAACAGCATTTGCATGGTACCAACCCTAAATATTGCAAGGAACAGTAGAATCTACTTTGAATTAAATGGGCTTtatgaaaattcaagaaattttgtcatttcttatTGAATTATGCAAAAAATTTTCATCTGATACTGTACCATTCCTTGGCCTTAAGATGTTTTGAGTGCACATCTATATAAATTAGGGCTGAATATTTCATTAACAAACTACAAAATCACAGCCAATACTATTTACAGTACAGATACTGCATTAAGTACTGAACAAAGTGCAGTACAGAACATCTGCTTTGCTGAGTAAAAATGTACCAATAAACACCGTACAAAAACAATAGTACCTTGTCAGTTCTGTACATCTACTCAAACAATTACATGAGATCATTTTTTGTCAGATGTCTTTTTTGAAAGCTTCGTCCATTAGAAGCAAATAAAGTGAAAACAGTACTGTGCTTTCCTAAATGAATTATTCACAGTGTTACAATAGAGTTTGGATGCATTAAGGAACTTCAGTCTTTGCTTGTGGAAGGCTGAGGGCTCTCAGCACTTCTTGATCCTGCTTCTGCTTgagcttcttgctgccttctatATCGCCTCAAAGTCTGTTCAGTACGCTTCTGTGCTATGAAACCCTTCTTGGTCATTTTACGCTTTGATTCCCTTGGGGTGACTTTCTCAGTTATCAATTTCGTGACATCTACCTAAAAGGAGAGTGTTATAAAGTATCAAACATATGAAGGATTTATATACCTTACTTCTACAGACTTCTTATGACTTATTAAATAGCCAGTTTGATAGCCATCCCGCAGTTTTCTACACTAAatgtaaattactgaaataaaaatggggGCAAAGGATTACAGTACATCCtaccataaagaaaaatcaataaagatgAATATATGACCACAGAAAATCTTTATTTCCTCGTCCCATCACAAATCAAAAAGTGAATTCTTTTAGGTATTAGTAACACAGTGAGTCTTATGGCCTCAATGAAGTGTAATCTGTTGTCCATCTGTTAAGAGTCCTGCCCAAAGTTGGTATTCCAATATAAAACTATACTACATGATCATACCCAGTACCCTAATAAACTTAATCCATTTCATTTGCTTTACTGTACTCAGCTGATCcatataatttcatttccattcctcAGCTGGTCAATACGTATGCCATTACCATCCAACTAGACATCATGCCTCAGAATAGGCTGATTTATTCTGCAACATTGGCAATACAACAATGTCTGCATTAATAGTTTTCATCACTGTGAATTAGTGAAAGAATTCCTGCACAAAGCACTGTTGTTTATGTGCCTGCAACCTGACTGCCTGAGCAGAATAGAATGGCAGTTATTGGCTCGTTTCAAAACCAATGGACATCACATTGAGGCCTCAGGTGTGAAAACCTTTGGCAAAATGTATAAAGACAAATAGTTTTCATGGGCTATTACAAATAGTTATCTTGGGCTATTAAGTTCTTGAAATGGAATCACCTCTTTCAGAAGCAAGAAAAATCAAGATAGCTAAAGATGATGAATCTTTTTCTGTCAGGTTAATACACCTCAACTGCAACATTTCTTTTGGAGGTGGGGAAGGCACCTTTACCTTCCATAAtactgtgaattttaaaaaaggaagcTTACGAGTTGTACCCCATGTCCAAGGATAACCTGATGGGTCATACAATACAAGATAACCTCATTCTGGCCTTTAGCTGAAACTTTGCAACCAGATACTAATCCTGGTCATTAAGGATACACAAAAATTATCTGGACATTTTTTAACTAAACAAGGAGGCCGCCCACCATATTAATGACCAAATAAATGTCTATCACAACCTATTCATTCAAAGACCTTCAatgtagctgaaaaaaaaataataatcaaaggcTACATGCCTTCCTTAATGAGTAAATCTATACTGTACAATGTTTTTTGAAGTACTCACAATACCAAGAGTCAGACTGAAAGGATGAGTTTCTGTATCACAAAATGATAAGATGATGAAAAGAGATCTTGGTCAAAATGATGCAATAAACCCATCTGTTGTCATCTTGACTGGTAGGGATGAtgcatatgaaaaatatgttacTGTGAAAAAACTACTTCAAATAATACTTTATCTCCTATGCATGCAAAGAAAACAACTGAGTCTCTCACAATGGCTTAATGACTTGGGAACTATAGGAATGAATAAActtattaaactattttaatgtATAGGAGATTTTATTATTAAGACTAAACAAAAATGTGAGTTAAGCATGcttacataaaaatgataaagcaaaCATACCTGGTCAGGTATATGAACATATCGGATTTTCCTTCCTCTAACATGAAAGTTATCCAGTAAAACAGACTTTCCATTCCCATCTGTGTACCGTGCACCTTGCATTTCCATGTTCATTTTCCTGCAAATCCAAatcaacaaagattttaaaatataaaagtagccttcattatatattaaaaaacttgcTTTATCACACAgtgcatgaaatgaaatatcttgaacacaaaaggtttatactttttttagtattaatcaaaaataccaaacaaaCCAAAAAGTTGCTTGAGTAAAGTACATGAAAAGAAACTTACGCATCTACTTCTACAATCAAACCAGTTACAAATGCATCATTATGAAGTTCAACAGTTGTTCTCCAACCTTCCAAACCTATAAGAAGGCAAGCCAATGTATTGTACTGGTGCTGTATTTCTCGAGCATGTAAACCCATCTTCAGTAACAGCAGTACCTAGAgagattgaaagaaaatttttcagtcATATACAGAAAATGTACAGAAGGCTAATCTATTACAACAAATGGAAtttctaaaacaataaaatattttggaagacAAAACAGCTTTACAAGTTTCCCATGATGATATTGGTTAGACATGAAGctggcaaaagaaaaaactgcaacTAATTCCCATATAGGAAATTAGCTTTAGGTATGTATAGTATCTGTATACACAGTATGCATATCATATGAATACTATATCTTGAACTGAGTGGTGTTTTACCATTACCAGAAGGAAAGGTCAATCTGATAGTATGACACATCATGTTAGTATTAAATACAGTATAGGATAGATAATACTTATGCTAAAATACAGAGGgctattaaaaaaagattttccattaaacgaatcacaaatttatttctctccAAGAATTACCAGTAATCAAATACAGTAGCATCAAATGGGAATTTGACAGTTTTAGCATTTTTACCAAATAAAACACGTTGTAAAGCTGATTTATGTTTCAGTTTCACCTTACAAGCTATAAGAGttccaatttcttctttttaGCATGCAAAATGTCACTCCCTGAGAGATGCTTCCCTCATGTGTGAACATGCTGAATGCATAATGTAATTTTGTGAATAACTCCATTACAGCATGATATAGTGTACAGTATTATAGCAGAGTCCACCTAGCTTTGCAGCCAAGCCCTGCCCTCTGCAAGCCAGTGACTGGCTAGCTTTCGAAGGGGGAATGatgtcacactagttaacagtccaaatgattaccagtatggATTTGACTCCGTTCAGTCATGCTGAGTTTCGTGCATGaatcatgacaccacagatttgagttcccggagttgtgaggtatgcaattgatatctccgataaaagataattaagttatatatcattatgaagatctcTGATTAttttgtctgtgcatctttttttttttatcatgtgcaccCTAAATACACaagtatattgttttttttcttttaaattggttgGCCTAAATAAGTGATCCCACATAGACcacaataattaaaatgaagCATACACTtctgcagccatgtcaaatgttaacatcactgagagattaggcctacacgccaatttcttatattctgagacaatgacagggcataggcctacacatcaaatttttagattttcagaCATTGACAGTGcatgggcctacatgtcaatttcttatattctgagacagtgacagggcatgggcctacatgtcaatttcttatattctgagacaatgacagggcatgggcctacacgttaatttcttacattttgagacaatgacagggcatgggcctaaaCATCAGTTTCGTATATTCTGacgcaatgacagggcatagacctacacatcattttcttatattctgaggcaatgacagggcacaggcctacatatcaaattcatatacagtattttgatatttacaggGCATGGGCCTAGACATCaacttcttatattctgagacaatgacagggcatgggcctacatgtcaatttcctatactgtactgtactttgagacaatgacagggcatgggcctacatgtcaattccttacattctgaggcaatgataaggcataggcctacacatcaaattcttatattttaagacACTGACAAGTCTTGAACCTActgcgtcaatttcttatataaacTCAGATTTTCTACCGTATCTATTGAAATAAGTAGcttttaattatgaatataataGTTTCACTCACGATATATATTATGccataaagtggaatgtacataGAAGTAAGTGCATGTGGATAGCCATAGCAATTACAACGCCATATACCACAGAATAAAAAGTAAAGCttgtgggcatgtagccgatgGTGCACACAGGTCTAAgtcataggactgtctcagccttacgcACAACTAATAAACTGCCCACAATgaactgtaatgaaaatatacacTGAAAAGGGATAACAGTACATTACTGTGATGAGGAAATATAAGGCTGCcttagcatttctatgaaaatgaaggttaTGGTAGGAAAGG
Proteins encoded:
- the Lsm10 gene encoding U7 snRNA-associated Sm-like protein LSm10 isoform X2 gives rise to the protein MVLLLLKMGLHAREIQHQYNTLACLLIGLEGWRTTVELHNDAFVTGLIVEVDAKMNMEMQGARYTDGNGKSVLLDNFHVRGRKIRYVHIPDQVDVTKLITEKVTPRESKRKMTKKGFIAQKRTEQTLRRYRRQQEAQAEAGSRSAESPQPSTSKD
- the Lsm10 gene encoding U7 snRNA-associated Sm-like protein LSm10 isoform X1 → MGLHAREIQHQYNTLACLLIGLEGWRTTVELHNDAFVTGLIVEVDAKMNMEMQGARYTDGNGKSVLLDNFHVRGRKIRYVHIPDQVDVTKLITEKVTPRESKRKMTKKGFIAQKRTEQTLRRYRRQQEAQAEAGSRSAESPQPSTSKD